The sequence below is a genomic window from Kwoniella dendrophila CBS 6074 chromosome 10, complete sequence.
ATTGATGGAATGGAAATCATCATTAATTAGCTTTTAACTCCAACTACTATCTCTCTAATCTCCTTTCTATCACTTAGATTATGGGTCACAATAGATATATACCCCACTTACAATCTATTTATCTATGCCCCAGCGTCCTTAACGGATCGCCGGGCTCTTACAATCTATCGCCCACACTTTGGGcaaaaaattgaaaagacGTATTGATATCGTCTTGTCTTGACCTGATCTATTGTTCtaggtgaaattgattgttgagctTCTTTCAACGGTGTGGATTCAGATGAGTAATCGGGCCGATCGATAGAAGAGACTGTGGGTAATCTGTCTGTATTAACAATTGCAAAGATCAAATATTGAACGCAAGCTTAGATAGCAATAACTCATGAAAACAGAACAACGGAGAGCAGGTTTATTTCGAAGTTAAGGGTAattcaatcatcatttgCAACGTGATGTTTGACGTATTTATAATCTGTAATTACAATTATAACCTAATTAAGAAACAGATTTGTAATGAAAGTTACGATTTAATCGTAATGCAAATCGCATCTCGGGCTACATGGGGTCTCCTTCGGTAGAAAATTAAAGATCTCGGTTAAGTAATTTATTCGTGAAAAGGTATAAGTTACAGTTACAGATATATATTACATGCATCTATTATGATTGAATGATACCAATCCAGTCTGGAATAAGCAGAATAACAAGGAATTATATCGATGTAATGTTAAAAAAGGGAATAATGACTAGTATAAAGCGACGAGTCAattgacatatatatatatactcgTATGTCCCACTCTAATCAAAAGTAATCTTTtgaccttcaccttcaacaataccaacattttctctttttgcCATTGCCAAAGCAGCACCAGGTCTAGGTCTACCTGTGACTTCCCattttttacctcttttatcatttctcttttcacttgtacctccttcttcttcttctgcaccacCATTAGCAGTAgattcaccttgttcttgattAGTAGATTCGTAGAATTTCTTTGGTTTATTATTGTTCAGTATAGGTTTATTCCTATTGCCTCCACTTCGCTTAGCGGCTTCTTCTGATGCAAACTAAAACAAAAAAGTAATAAATCGTTAATCAGCTATTCTATTTCTGAAAAATGATTAGATAAATTCAGTATACTCACCTCAACAGTCAAACGTCTTCCATtgaaataatgatttttccTATTTGCCAAAGCTACTTTTGCATGACGTGAAGAAATGAAGTCTAAGAATGCGAAACTATTCCGAAATTGAAATCAGTATTTTACCGTAGTTCTGCACGACCAAAAGAGGTAATCACTTTTGAAGAGTTTGGTGACTGACCCTTTACATCTTCCAGTATCTTCAAAAGCACCTAATCTAACTTTTTTCAAACCtgattttttaccacctctttcacctatatatacttcttcttccgcaTTATTGCCATAATCACCCTCTTGTATTTGTGTTTGTGTTTGAGGCTCTTCTCTTGGTTTagcattttcttcaatcaaatctcttatacctaattctgTGGCgtcaaaaggtaaattacccATAtacaaagaagaagtttcagGTCTTTTCGATGATCCCAAAGAACctaaatcttcagctttggTTGATAATGGTTTTGGTGTTCTTGCATTTGGTGTTGGTGCGTGATCATCACCTATAATTACACCAAACATTTGATCAATCAGTTTACTTGCTATGACGGAAAAATGTATGGTTTAAGTATACATTGCGCTGACTTAcctttctttatcaaaacTTTTCTACCTTCGAAAAACTTTTCACTTAGATCAACTGCTAAAGCTTGTAATTCAGGTGTTTTAAAGTCTACATAGGCGAAACTATATGGTTACACAGgataaaagatcaagattagCATTTGATCTGGAACTAAACAGataattcattatatttgttcaattcattcattcattctaataaatcaataacGAGCAAACGTACCCTTTATTTTGTGCATAACCATCTCTTGAATTTTTCTTTGGCATATTTATTCTCGTTATTGAACCATTACCTTGACCACCATTTGAtgttataccattttcaaaaAATTGAGTTAAAGATTCTAATGTAGTTTTAAATGCTAAATTTCCAATCCAAATTGAATTTTGTCTTTTAGTTCCTACACCATTTACTATACCACtaccatctttcttttcatcatctccatctcCACCTTCTCCATCTTCCTTTTGAGATTCTTTTGATGCtttagaaggtttattaggtttTTCATATTCTCTTTTAATAGGTTTTGATTCTTCACCACGTTTTAATTTTTTACGTTGTAATCttaattcagcttttgataatgGTGCAGCTAAATttatatcaatttctaattcttctccatcttgTACAACCactctttttcttttctttgaactctctccttctccttctccttcttcgtCTATTATAGCGGTGGATTCTTTTTGAACAGGTTGTATATCTGCTACAGCagcatttgaatttgatgatcctTCAGCTTCGACTTTAGCTGCTAATTTAGCTGCTTTCCTTGCATCTCTAGCAGCTTGTTGTTCAGGTGTTCTACctgattttatcttttttgatgatgatgatgctgatgcaGATGGTTCTTCTGACATGATGACTTTGATTTGCTCTACTGATACGAATTGAAATATATAATGTATGAAAATGCTCAAAATATATCAAACCTAAAGCAGGTGGACCAAGTGGACCAAGAAATCTTTGGATAAAATGAAATAAATGAATCATAAAATCATATAAAATATTCAAGTGAACCGCgctcttcatcttcctccacTATATCATGTTGAAATGTTAAATGTTGggttattattatctttgtttcatatcaatatctttcGCATAACTACAAGCATATTGTATATCAAACATAAAGGCTGattcaatcaacaaaaaGACTTTCAGGATGGTAGGTTCAGCTTGAATTCGACCGGAAGTGCGCTCATAAGCTGACATTCATTCTAGGCCGCCAACATATCACTTCAATCGTCTTCCATACGAGATGTTACGAAAATGGAACGAATCGGTAGGTCGTGGAACAGATGATATGAGTGTGGAGAAGCATCAAAAACTAATAAAATTATAATCAATTTTAGGTGCACATTCCCATATCCATGGTCTTGGGTTAGATTCAAACTTGGAACCAAGAGCGAATTCACAAGGAATGATAGGTCAaggaaaagcaagaaaagctGCAGGtgtgattttgaaaatggTTCAAGAAGGTAGAATAGCAGGTAGAGCAATCTTAATGGCGGGTCCACCAAGTACAGGTAAAACCGCTTTAGCAATGGGTAGGTTTGCTCTTCTTACCTTCATATGATTGATCTCAATAGATCAGATAGAATCAAAACTGACTGATTCATCCATCCTTTGGTCACCTGAAAATAGGTATGGCACAAAGTTTAGGTTCAGATGTACCATTCGTCATGTTGACTGCTTCAGAAGTATTCTCATTAGAAGTAAGCTTCACTTCATGGTTCATTTTGTGTACAAAATTGCTAACATGAAATCACTAGATGTCAAAAACTGAATCATTGACACAAGCATTTCGAAGATCAATTGGAGTTAGAATAAAGGAAGAAACAGAATTgatagaaggtgaagttgttGAAATACAAGTTGATAGAAGTATAACAGGGGTGAGTGAAACATATCCATTTAATTGGGTAAACTATTATACATAAGTAGTGTGAAACTGATGTCATATAATAATTGATGCGCTATTAGGCAACAAAAACAGGTAGATTAACATTAAAAACGACAGATATGGAAACAGTCTATGATTTAGGTtcaaaaatgattgatcaactacaaaaagaaaaagttttAGCTGGTGATGTAGTTAGTATAGATAAAGCTTCGGGtagaatatcaaaattaggtAGAAGTTTCGGTAGAGCCAAGGATTATGATGCAATGGGAGCtgatgtaagttttgatgATATCTGATATAACACGATATATATGGcaaaaaagctgatcatcaaatttttGTATTTTATGTAAACGTTTTACGTTTATAGACTCGATTCGTCGCATGTCCAGATGGTGAATTACaaacaaggaaagaagttGTACATACAGTATCATTACATGAAATTGATGTAATAAATTCACGTACACAAggttttttagctttatttgcCGGTGATACAGGTGAAATCAAACCTGAATTAAGAGATCAAATTAATACAAAAGTTGCTGAATggagagaagaagataaagctgagATTGTACCTGGTGTAAGTGATTCTAACTCCTTAGTATGCTCTCATATGCAAATATACTTATacatctttttttttttttcatccttttttttttttaggTATTATTTATAGATGAAGTACATATGTTAGATATAGAATGTTTTTCATTCTTAAATAGAGCAATGGAAAATGAATTAGCACCTTTAGTTGTAATGGCTTCAAATAGAGGTATAACAAGAATTAGAGGTACAAAATATAAATCACCTCATGGTATACCAgcagatttattagatagaATGTTAATTATTGCTACTAAgaaatatgaagaagatgaaattaaagaGATTGTTAAGATTAGGTAAGTGAAACCGATATTAAACTCTTGCTCAAAGTTATAAGTAGAATCACTTGTACAGAAGGTACACAAGCTAActttttatttatttataaACTTAAtagagctgaagaagaagatgtaaaattatctgaagaatcATTAGATTTACTTTCAACAATGGGTATACAAACTTCATTAAGATATTCATTAAATTTAATtgcaccatcaaatttaattGCTCAACgtagaaaatcaaatatagttgaaaatcaagatgttaAATTAGCTTATAAATACTTTTGTGATGTTGATAGATCAGCTACATATGCTAAAGAAACTAGTGGTATGATGTTTggtgaaactgaaattgatgatcaacCTTTACAGAATAATGGAAATATACAgagtaatggtaatggtaatggcAATGGTATGCAGATTGATGGTCAGTAGATTAGGAGATTAGATAAGCTTATGTATTATGGTTCAGAGtttatattatcattttcgatgtatatatgtgaaCATCATTTTATCGCAAGCattatgatgaaaatacTGTAGACATAGTCGGTGTTCGCtacaaaatacaatacaTTTAGAAAATACATATGTTGTTCTATGTTGAACAGTATGATTTCCCTTTATAGTACGCAATCTGATAAACTGCTTAACGCCTCCTATCTCTATCCCTTTCACTATCCCTTTCACTATCCCTATCATACCTATCCCTTCTATCCCTTTCATTCCTTCTATCTCGATCGTCTCGCCTATCTCGATTATCCCtattatctcttctttccctaTCATACCGATCATTcctatctctatctctatctctctCATTATCGTATCTAtctcttctctctctttctttagcttttctctttgctctttcttcttcagtttcataTTCgccttctctttctctttctctttctcgttctttagcttttctccttgatctctcttcttcagtttcataTCGTTTactatctctttctcttctattaTCATCGTAATCaccatctcttcttcttttagaATACGATGAATCCGATTCTTCTGgactatttcttcttgatgatctactactatcattattgttgatattatTAGGTGTAATACTGCTTGACAATGACCCTCCAGCATCACTATTGTTCGTACCATTTTCGAtgaatctttctttctttataattgattcacctaaattatatTTCATACTATCTTTTTTATGTATTTTAGGTTGTTTcttggatgatgatgaactcCCATTCCTacttggtggtaaaggttttTCTAAAGCAGttgcacctaaacctaataatGCTGGACGTAATTTTGGTTCATGTATTTTTGTACCTTGATTTAAATTTGGATTCCATCCCATACCTCTTGCCATAGCTTCACCAAATGCTGATACAGGTATAGCTGCATAATCTTCTGCTGTTGACTTTTGAAAATGAGTAGAAAACATATCATGATCAATAATTTGATCTATATCATTATTCGATAGATTCATATTTGGTATAATGaaaaaactcacttcttcaggtaattcatcaatatctcttttgaaagcatcttcttcacttaatccattctgttgttgatacGTATTTGTGTTTGATGAACCTCCAATAACTAACTCTCTACgtaatttttcttcttcagattcaactttaactTCACCCATTAAAATAGCTTGTAAagcttgttcttctaatgtttgaggttgaggtttaATTTCTGATTTTACTTGTGACTGCTCATCATATTTGGATATATCTGGtttgatatcatcttgttcattttgTTCTATAGGTTCAATTTTGACTTgattattagttgaattagaATTTGAATAACCATCATTGTAATCtgttttatcattcaatttccttAAACCTGATCTTTGTGGTCCATCACCTGTTCTTTCATgaacttcaactttttcattcGGATCACGAGTTTCAGGTCTATAAGATGGTactttacttgatgaagatgatgatgatgacgctCTCCAATCTTTGTTCGGTAATGCAGGTATAATCAATGGTCCAGCTGGTTTTTCACCTCTATTAGAATTAGAAACAAGGTCAGTTGGTTCTTTCTCCTGATGTTGAGTTCGGTAACACTCTCGAACGTACCCTAATGCTTTACCATTACCGAATCCATctatcctttcatctttgggcttatttgattttctactACCCCTATAActatcatcgtcatcatcgtcatcgtcatcctcCTCCCCATGTCCATTCTGCTCgaataatcttcttgaagGTGCACCTCTTGATCCAGATCCTCCATTGCCCAAAGGAGAAGGTCGATAAGGAGCTGAAGTTGGGGGTCTTACTGTAAACGATATAGGTTGGGACATTTTGAAGCTCTCTTTAGCCTGACCCTTTTGTTCATACGAAACTGTGAAGGTAGAAGACGAACAATGAATATACATTCTGTAATGTTGATCCAGTTGTTCTTTATGGTATTGTGGTGGCGAGAAAGTGAGAATAGGAAGTCAAAGCCACGTGAGGCTTAGACCCAAGATTACGTAAATTAGCCTGCTAGATTGCTGCATAAGATGAATGACGAGCCTTGGCTGTTGGGATGTAAGTGCATTGATACTTTGCTATCTATATATCCAATAATTCA
It includes:
- a CDS encoding RuvB-like helicase 2, which translates into the protein MAANISLQSSSIRDVTKMERIGAHSHIHGLGLDSNLEPRANSQGMIGQGKARKAAGVILKMVQEGRIAGRAILMAGPPSTGKTALAMGMAQSLGSDVPFVMLTASEVFSLEMSKTESLTQAFRRSIGVRIKEETELIEGEVVEIQVDRSITGATKTGRLTLKTTDMETVYDLGSKMIDQLQKEKVLAGDVVSIDKASGRISKLGRSFGRAKDYDAMGADTRFVACPDGELQTRKEVVHTVSLHEIDVINSRTQGFLALFAGDTGEIKPELRDQINTKVAEWREEDKAEIVPGVLFIDEVHMLDIECFSFLNRAMENELAPLVVMASNRGITRIRGTKYKSPHGIPADLLDRMLIIATKKYEEDEIKEIVKIRAEEEDVKLSEESLDLLSTMGIQTSLRYSLNLIAPSNLIAQRRKSNIVENQDVKLAYKYFCDVDRSATYAKETSGMMFGETEIDDQPLQNNGNIQSNGNGNGNGMQIDGQ